From the genome of Sulfitobacter mediterraneus, one region includes:
- a CDS encoding sialidase family protein, which produces MAHGQSAFGLPQKSNNGGKILLMSKCSAASTLILGALLASSTASYAEETGLFRLTDRGSPVGINAREPSLAPLSDGRVLLSWTEESGTEAEVRMAILDGKEWSDARTIHKSSETYINWADFPSVVALAEGGLAAQWLELNGPGDYQYDVNIAFSLDEGRTWTDPIVPHDDRSQREHGFVSLIPDQFGGLTALWLDGRGYDSQTEGDSFENAMQLRARQINSDGTMQPESLLDVRTCTCCQTSAARTASGDIVAVYRDRTADEIRDISAVRQADGEWTEPATIHNDGWEIAGCPVNGPAIDAMDDKVSVIWFTAAENEPKVRIAFSDDSGAQFDEPLRIDLGAAAGRVDVLQMPDGSALALWIEFVGGGEAIVMCHVSPDAGCAAPQALHINRGGGSVGFPRMALGGTGAFVAWTQPISGADGSTTIRVVEVALTP; this is translated from the coding sequence TTGGCGCACGGTCAATCAGCATTTGGTTTGCCACAGAAAAGCAATAACGGTGGGAAAATTCTGCTCATGAGTAAATGTTCTGCTGCATCGACTCTGATCCTTGGTGCATTGCTCGCTTCGTCCACCGCATCATACGCGGAGGAAACCGGATTATTCAGATTGACCGACCGCGGATCACCGGTTGGCATCAATGCGCGCGAACCATCACTCGCACCCTTGTCGGATGGCAGGGTTTTACTGAGCTGGACCGAAGAAAGCGGAACCGAAGCGGAAGTTCGCATGGCCATCCTTGATGGCAAAGAGTGGTCGGATGCTCGGACAATCCATAAATCGTCAGAGACTTACATCAACTGGGCCGACTTCCCTTCGGTAGTGGCTCTTGCTGAGGGTGGTCTGGCGGCGCAATGGCTAGAGTTGAATGGACCGGGCGATTACCAATACGACGTGAATATCGCCTTTTCCCTAGATGAAGGCAGAACCTGGACGGACCCGATTGTCCCTCACGATGACAGATCGCAACGCGAGCATGGTTTTGTTTCATTGATTCCCGACCAGTTTGGCGGATTGACGGCGCTGTGGCTGGATGGCCGGGGGTATGACAGTCAGACAGAAGGCGACAGCTTCGAAAATGCGATGCAGTTGCGCGCGCGGCAGATCAACTCTGACGGAACGATGCAGCCAGAAAGCCTGTTGGATGTGCGCACCTGTACCTGTTGCCAGACTTCTGCGGCGCGGACTGCATCAGGCGACATAGTGGCGGTCTATCGTGACAGAACCGCCGATGAAATTCGCGATATATCGGCTGTCCGGCAGGCCGATGGGGAGTGGACGGAGCCCGCCACGATCCATAACGACGGATGGGAGATCGCCGGATGCCCCGTTAATGGCCCGGCTATTGATGCGATGGACGATAAGGTTTCCGTCATTTGGTTCACAGCAGCCGAGAACGAGCCGAAGGTTCGTATCGCCTTTTCGGACGATAGCGGTGCGCAGTTCGACGAACCGCTCCGCATTGACCTCGGCGCGGCCGCAGGTCGGGTGGATGTCCTGCAAATGCCGGATGGAAGCGCATTGGCGCTCTGGATTGAATTTGTGGGAGGCGGTGAAGCGATCGTCATGTGCCACGTATCGCCAGATGCCGGATGTGCCGCGCCTCAGGCGCTACACATCAATCGAGGCGGCGGATCGGTCGGTTTTCCGAGGATGGCGCTTGGCGGAACCGGGGCGTTTGTGGCCTGGACGCAACCAATCAGCGGCGCGGACGGCAGTACCACCATTCGCGTCGTTGAAGTCGCTCTGACGCCATAG
- a CDS encoding c-type cytochrome has translation MKEFDSMKWAAIFFALVAVAAAVWFIVQPSHTRTGVQREEGIALSAGALATVKLPNSFTEQEQIGASAYDAVCSACHGRNAQGQDGVAPPLVHKIYEPSHHGDMAFVLAAQNGVRAHHWEFDNMPAVEGVTRSDILAIVAYIRALQRANGID, from the coding sequence ATGAAAGAGTTTGATAGTATGAAATGGGCAGCGATATTTTTCGCTCTGGTCGCCGTCGCTGCAGCAGTATGGTTCATTGTGCAACCGAGCCACACTCGGACGGGCGTCCAGAGGGAGGAGGGCATCGCGCTTTCCGCGGGTGCTCTCGCTACTGTCAAGCTACCAAACAGTTTCACAGAGCAGGAGCAAATCGGCGCAAGCGCTTATGATGCGGTCTGTTCCGCTTGCCACGGTCGAAACGCGCAGGGTCAAGATGGCGTCGCTCCTCCGCTTGTTCACAAGATCTATGAACCCAGCCACCACGGCGACATGGCGTTTGTCCTCGCAGCGCAGAATGGAGTTCGGGCGCACCACTGGGAATTTGACAACATGCCAGCGGTTGAAGGCGTGACGCGCTCAGACATCCTTGCTATCGTGGCGTACATTCGAGCTTTGCAGCGGGCCAACGGAATTGACTAA
- a CDS encoding ABC transporter transmembrane domain-containing protein, producing MSLLDRYHVLVHNVSAAFGYDYSDATPDWVHPFIHLILVLAPALLITVGSYLAIRGIFKLWKRRHTSTFHPEPIRGLEGSLFSTVLRYSRRQQALMIVVSLIAMPILYLTLELPKQIVNNALDSDRFPVAILGRDVDQVVFLMLLCGLYLLAIILNGLNKYGLNVFKGYVAERFLRRFRLLVYRQWRSDPDSRNQSEIVPILAQEVEPIGGFAADVLTLPILQGGTLLTILFFMFVQDPVLGAAALTVLPVQLVLLPKLQRRVNALSRTRIKEVRQLGRQLSEQLRERQVNSTGLLPAGASFRELEHVRRKIFHLKFFIKALNNFLTALTPFLFYSLGGYFVIEGRITLGALVAVLAAHKDFSAPLKELFNYYQTLEDTRIRYHEITTFFNKSIQQSAIVQADNTMPQEVSQFEQAPLRCPASSLKRQGAIATS from the coding sequence ATGTCACTCCTGGACAGGTATCACGTGCTTGTACACAACGTATCTGCCGCGTTTGGGTACGACTACAGCGATGCGACGCCAGACTGGGTTCACCCGTTCATTCATCTGATACTGGTCTTGGCACCCGCGCTGCTGATCACTGTCGGCTCATATCTTGCTATTCGCGGCATTTTCAAGCTTTGGAAGCGCCGTCACACCTCTACGTTCCACCCCGAACCCATACGGGGGCTTGAAGGCAGTCTTTTCAGCACGGTCCTGCGCTACTCCAGAAGGCAGCAGGCATTGATGATTGTGGTCAGCCTCATCGCGATGCCTATTCTATATCTGACCCTCGAACTGCCAAAGCAGATCGTAAACAACGCTTTGGATTCTGATCGTTTCCCCGTTGCCATTTTGGGACGAGACGTCGATCAGGTCGTTTTCCTAATGCTTCTCTGTGGTCTCTACCTTCTGGCGATCATCTTGAATGGGCTAAATAAATACGGCCTCAACGTGTTCAAGGGGTATGTAGCTGAGCGTTTTCTGCGGCGCTTCCGCTTGCTGGTCTATCGGCAATGGCGCAGCGATCCCGACTCCCGAAACCAGAGCGAAATCGTCCCTATTCTCGCACAGGAGGTTGAGCCCATAGGTGGCTTCGCGGCAGATGTCCTCACGCTGCCAATCCTACAAGGCGGTACACTGTTGACGATTCTGTTTTTCATGTTCGTTCAGGACCCTGTGTTGGGTGCCGCCGCACTGACCGTGCTGCCAGTTCAGCTCGTGCTGCTGCCCAAGCTACAGCGGCGTGTAAACGCCCTTTCACGTACAAGGATCAAGGAAGTCCGACAGCTCGGCAGACAGCTTAGCGAACAGTTGCGTGAACGGCAGGTCAATTCGACCGGACTGCTACCGGCCGGAGCGAGTTTTAGAGAGCTTGAGCACGTCCGCAGGAAAATTTTCCACCTGAAGTTCTTCATCAAGGCCCTCAACAATTTTCTAACCGCACTGACCCCATTCCTGTTCTACTCATTGGGAGGATATTTCGTCATCGAAGGGCGTATTACACTCGGTGCCCTGGTGGCCGTCCTAGCCGCACACAAAGACTTCTCGGCACCGCTGAAAGAACTCTTCAATTACTATCAGACGCTGGAAGACACGCGGATCCGGTACCACGAAATCACGACCTTTTTCAACAAATCGATCCAGCAATCCGCAATTGTTCAAGCAGACAACACCATGCCGCAGGAGGTCAGTCAATTCGAGCAAGCCCCACTGAGATGCCCGGCTTCGTCTCTAAAAAGGCAGGGGGCCATCGCAACATCATGA
- a CDS encoding cupredoxin domain-containing protein, with the protein MNFLIICTTALVLVFPAFSVNASSGKGQQPHARAFELPGHDAIGKPGVGSSFDRTIEISIRETESGYMLFEPDAIQIEKGSVVRFLIGNTGALDHEFFLGSFDEIAKHQQWMREHPDMQHDRANSVLIPSGQNAELIWEFSDMTNLEFVCLIPGHREAGMWGVIIVHDHLAPKSKG; encoded by the coding sequence ATGAATTTCCTGATAATCTGCACCACCGCCCTTGTGCTCGTCTTTCCGGCTTTCTCAGTGAACGCTTCTAGTGGCAAAGGCCAGCAACCTCATGCGCGGGCCTTTGAATTGCCTGGCCATGATGCGATCGGGAAGCCCGGTGTCGGTTCCTCATTCGACCGGACGATCGAAATATCCATCAGGGAGACAGAAAGCGGCTACATGCTTTTCGAGCCGGACGCGATCCAGATTGAAAAGGGATCGGTCGTTCGGTTCTTGATCGGAAATACAGGCGCTCTGGATCATGAGTTCTTTCTCGGCTCCTTTGACGAAATTGCGAAACATCAGCAGTGGATGCGCGAACACCCCGATATGCAACATGATCGCGCCAACTCGGTTTTGATCCCAAGTGGACAAAATGCCGAGCTGATCTGGGAGTTCTCCGATATGACGAACCTGGAGTTCGTATGCTTGATACCCGGCCACCGGGAAGCGGGCATGTGGGGCGTCATCATCGTGCACGATCACCTTGCGCCGAAATCCAAGGGTTAG
- a CDS encoding copper-binding protein: MRNLLLTTSFALVLSAPAFAAGTHDGGHGETKPAAMMIGMPGEAANVDRTIDVTLLENDEGEMLIESEEMTIKEGETIRFNITNKGELEHEFVLDTVERNAEHKIEMAKMDMEHDDPNRIRLDAGASGEVVWTFANAGTFEAACLIPGHYESGMHRAVSVGDQMAQADVEYTSGTIKKIDAKAGKVTIIHGPLVNLDMPAMTMVFRADEAMMAKMAEGQDIEFVADRVKGKLTVTQMK; the protein is encoded by the coding sequence ATGAGAAATCTTCTTTTGACGACAAGCTTCGCGTTGGTGCTTTCGGCACCAGCATTTGCCGCAGGCACACATGATGGCGGGCACGGTGAGACCAAGCCGGCCGCAATGATGATCGGTATGCCGGGTGAAGCCGCCAATGTGGACCGCACAATTGATGTCACTCTGCTCGAAAACGACGAAGGCGAAATGCTGATCGAGAGCGAAGAGATGACCATCAAGGAGGGTGAAACCATCCGCTTCAACATCACGAACAAGGGTGAGCTGGAGCATGAATTCGTCCTTGATACAGTCGAGCGCAACGCCGAGCACAAGATCGAAATGGCCAAGATGGATATGGAACACGACGACCCGAACCGAATCCGTCTCGATGCGGGCGCTTCGGGTGAGGTCGTCTGGACGTTCGCGAATGCTGGTACGTTCGAAGCGGCGTGCCTGATTCCGGGTCACTACGAATCCGGAATGCACCGTGCGGTCTCAGTGGGGGACCAGATGGCTCAGGCTGACGTGGAATATACGAGCGGGACCATCAAGAAGATCGACGCCAAGGCCGGCAAGGTCACAATCATCCACGGCCCTCTGGTCAACCTCGATATGCCCGCGATGACGATGGTGTTCCGCGCGGACGAAGCGATGATGGCCAAGATGGCGGAAGGTCAGGACATCGAGTTCGTTGCCGACCGGGTCAAGGGCAAGCTTACTGTCACGCAGATGAAGTGA
- a CDS encoding multicopper oxidase family protein produces MLNRRQLLGAGAAGATLVSSKAWGQTLNMGLPEAAQMDSAATAITARPSSGPDYTPVVTLNGWTLPHRMNNGVKEFHLVAEPVERELADGMIAHLWGYNGQSTGPTIEAVEGDRVRIYVTNKLPEGTTVHWHGLILPSGMDGVSGLSHPSIPPGKTFVYEFDLVKSGTFMYHPHGDEMTQMAMGMMGMFVVHPKDPTFMPVDRDFLIMLNAFDIDPGTYVPRIMTMTDFNLWTWNSRIFPDIDPLVVNKGDKVRVRVGNLTMTNHPIHMHGYDFKVTCTDGGWVPPEAQWPEVSIDIPVGAMRAYEFVADHLGDWAIHCHKSHHTMNAMGHDVPTFIGVNKKPLTQKIRQFQPEYMPMGMSGMGDMAKMEMPLPDNTIPMMTGWGPYGPIEMGGMFSVVKVRDGIDADDYSDPGWYENPPGEMAYEWTGELPEFASNNSPKTILTPKPNSKG; encoded by the coding sequence ATGTTGAACAGACGTCAATTACTCGGAGCCGGCGCGGCAGGTGCAACGCTGGTCTCTTCAAAAGCCTGGGGTCAAACCCTGAACATGGGCCTCCCTGAAGCCGCGCAGATGGACAGTGCGGCAACGGCGATTACGGCGCGTCCGTCGTCGGGGCCGGACTACACACCTGTGGTCACGCTGAACGGGTGGACCCTTCCGCACCGGATGAACAACGGGGTCAAGGAATTTCACCTCGTGGCCGAACCGGTAGAGCGCGAACTTGCAGACGGCATGATCGCGCATTTGTGGGGTTACAACGGCCAGTCCACCGGTCCAACGATCGAAGCAGTTGAAGGTGACCGGGTCCGCATCTACGTCACCAACAAGCTGCCGGAAGGCACCACGGTGCATTGGCACGGGCTCATCCTGCCCTCGGGCATGGATGGGGTCTCCGGGTTGAGTCATCCCAGCATCCCGCCAGGAAAAACGTTTGTCTACGAATTCGACTTGGTGAAGTCCGGCACGTTCATGTACCACCCCCATGGCGACGAAATGACCCAGATGGCGATGGGGATGATGGGCATGTTCGTGGTCCACCCCAAGGATCCCACGTTCATGCCGGTGGATCGCGATTTTCTGATCATGCTGAATGCCTTTGACATCGATCCCGGCACATACGTGCCCCGCATCATGACGATGACGGACTTCAATCTGTGGACATGGAACAGTCGGATCTTCCCCGACATCGATCCGCTGGTCGTGAACAAGGGCGACAAGGTGCGAGTACGCGTCGGCAACCTCACGATGACAAACCACCCGATCCACATGCACGGCTATGACTTCAAGGTCACCTGCACGGATGGTGGCTGGGTACCGCCAGAAGCGCAATGGCCGGAGGTCAGCATCGACATCCCCGTGGGCGCGATGCGCGCCTATGAGTTCGTCGCAGACCATCTGGGTGACTGGGCGATTCACTGCCACAAGTCGCACCACACGATGAATGCCATGGGTCACGATGTGCCGACGTTCATCGGGGTCAACAAGAAGCCGCTGACCCAGAAGATCCGTCAGTTCCAGCCGGAGTACATGCCCATGGGGATGTCCGGCATGGGGGACATGGCGAAAATGGAAATGCCGCTGCCTGACAACACGATCCCGATGATGACGGGTTGGGGGCCCTACGGCCCCATCGAGATGGGCGGCATGTTTTCGGTCGTAAAGGTGCGGGACGGCATCGACGCGGACGATTACTCCGATCCCGGCTGGTACGAAAATCCTCCGGGCGAGATGGCCTACGAATGGACCGGCGAATTGCCCGAGTTCGCCTCGAACAACAGTCCCAAGACCATTCTCACACCAAAACCAAACTCGAAGGGCTGA
- a CDS encoding TolC family protein yields MRVSKIPLVLGFPLILGACATAVPGIYTEPKAGFANISSQVTPAIGKRTAFAETQAENEALKKQVHSMVHQKTISADTAVQVALLNNKGLQASYANVGLSAAEAWQQSTPENPIVSIGVLGIGAPELGAYRAIEGLIRSNVLDATTRKQRMAIADASFRQAQLNAVNDTLALANQTRKAWVDAVAAFEAVSYLRRAKATSDAGSELAMRLGETGALNKAGQAREQAFNAELAGQLAQARLNATRSKETLTRLMGLWGTEVDYYVPDALPALPRSVGRVTDIEAKALRNRVDLRVAKLGLEAQAKAFGLTDQTRIVSDLEIVAGAEFEREVEGSGDIETKTLPQVEVEFAIPIYDTGKARMRKAELSYLQAANVLAEKAVNVRSEARGAEASYHAAYKIARHYRDVLVPLRTTVEEEGLLSYNGMITNTFELLTDVREKLGASLEAANAKREFYMAQADLTAAIYGGGEGGGGAGGEGATLAAGGGAGH; encoded by the coding sequence ATGCGGGTATCTAAGATTCCGCTGGTTCTTGGCTTTCCCCTAATTTTGGGTGCCTGCGCTACCGCTGTACCGGGTATCTACACGGAACCGAAAGCCGGCTTCGCCAACATTTCCAGTCAGGTCACACCGGCCATCGGCAAACGGACGGCCTTCGCCGAAACCCAGGCCGAAAACGAAGCTCTCAAGAAACAGGTGCACAGCATGGTGCATCAGAAGACGATCTCGGCCGATACGGCGGTTCAGGTTGCGTTGCTGAACAATAAGGGTCTGCAAGCGTCTTACGCCAATGTTGGCCTCTCGGCCGCTGAGGCCTGGCAGCAATCGACGCCGGAAAACCCGATCGTCTCAATTGGCGTCTTGGGAATCGGTGCGCCTGAGCTCGGTGCCTACAGGGCGATCGAAGGGCTGATCCGGTCGAACGTCCTCGATGCCACCACGCGCAAACAGCGCATGGCCATTGCTGATGCAAGCTTCCGGCAGGCTCAGCTCAATGCCGTGAACGACACACTTGCACTGGCCAATCAGACGCGAAAGGCATGGGTCGATGCAGTCGCCGCCTTCGAGGCAGTGAGCTATCTGCGGCGCGCGAAAGCGACCTCTGACGCCGGCTCGGAACTGGCTATGCGGTTGGGCGAGACCGGCGCACTCAACAAAGCTGGGCAGGCCCGCGAACAGGCATTCAATGCCGAACTGGCGGGGCAACTTGCACAGGCACGATTGAACGCCACTCGGTCCAAGGAGACTTTGACCAGGTTGATGGGCCTCTGGGGCACCGAAGTCGATTACTATGTGCCAGATGCTCTTCCTGCACTGCCGCGTTCTGTCGGCCGTGTGACCGACATCGAGGCCAAGGCGCTCCGAAACCGGGTGGATCTGCGTGTTGCCAAACTTGGCCTGGAAGCGCAGGCCAAGGCGTTTGGTCTGACCGACCAGACCCGCATTGTCAGCGATCTGGAGATCGTTGCGGGAGCCGAATTTGAGCGTGAAGTTGAAGGCAGTGGCGACATTGAAACCAAGACTTTGCCTCAGGTGGAAGTGGAGTTCGCGATCCCGATCTACGACACCGGCAAGGCCCGGATGCGCAAGGCGGAATTGTCTTATCTTCAAGCGGCCAACGTGCTCGCAGAGAAGGCCGTGAACGTCCGGTCTGAAGCGCGCGGTGCTGAAGCCTCTTATCATGCCGCATACAAAATCGCACGCCACTACCGCGACGTTCTGGTGCCGCTACGCACGACCGTCGAAGAAGAGGGTTTGCTGTCCTACAACGGCATGATCACCAACACTTTCGAGTTGCTGACTGATGTGCGCGAGAAACTTGGCGCATCCCTGGAAGCGGCAAATGCAAAACGCGAATTCTACATGGCACAGGCCGATCTGACCGCCGCGATCTATGGCGGCGGCGAAGGCGGCGGTGGTGCTGGTGGAGAAGGCGCAACGCTTGCCGCCGGTGGCGGTGCAGGACACTGA
- a CDS encoding heavy-metal-associated domain-containing protein produces MNCGHCTASIEKAIVTIDPHATVTCDLTARSVEVDSALDESALKAAIHDAGYGSQRLS; encoded by the coding sequence ATGAACTGCGGACATTGCACCGCGTCGATAGAGAAGGCCATTGTGACGATAGACCCACACGCGACTGTCACCTGTGACCTGACTGCGCGTTCCGTCGAGGTAGATAGCGCATTGGATGAAAGCGCTCTGAAGGCAGCGATTCACGATGCGGGCTACGGATCGCAAAGACTGAGTTAG
- a CDS encoding heavy metal translocating P-type ATPase, whose protein sequence is MSGPHNVRISLQNMSCASCVGRVERGLSGLPGVSDVRVNLASETAQAQIDGPERISDIVEKLEEIGYPARKQSTRLNVASMSCASCVGRVDKALAAVPGVLDVNVNLASETATVTYLEGSVAVADLLKAAGDAGYPATLPPDSAPEDTSARKDEEARTLARRTALAAALALPVFLLEMGAHLIPGMHGLIGDTIGHRASWLIQFVLTTVVLLWPGRSFYTRGFPALLKRAPDMNSLVAVGTSAAYLYSLVALFAPALLPEGSRAVYFEAAAVIVVLILLGRWLEARAKGRTGAAIQKLLGLQAKTARVLVDGEPEDVAIERIAAGDILLVRPGERIAVDGEVTEGSARVDESMITGEPVPVAKSLGDPVTGGTVNGSGAFQFRATRVGADTTLAQIIRMVEEAQGAKLPIQGLVDRITLWFVPAVMALALLTVMIWLLVGPSPALSFALVAGVSVLIIACPCAMGLATPTSIMVGTGRAAEMGVLFRKGDALQQLSTVDVVALDKTGTVTEGRPELTDLVLADGFERAEVLALVAAVEARSEHPIAEAILRAAKAEGVARHDAQKFKSITGHGVRAEVAGRDVLVGADRLMARERLDIGALVDEERRLAERGRTALYAAIDGRVAAVIAVADPVKPSSAAAIRALHDLGLKVTMITGDKRETAEAIARETGIDHVIAGVLPDGKVAALDDLRGTGQQIAFVGDGINDAPALAHADVGIAIGTGTDVAIESADVVLMSGDLRGVVNALEVSRRTMRNIRQNLFWAFGYNVALIPVAAGLLYPVSGLLLSPVLAAGAMALSSVFVLTNALRLRRVRPAMDDAAKAATAPRMSPLPAE, encoded by the coding sequence ATGTCCGGTCCGCACAACGTCCGAATTTCCCTTCAAAACATGTCCTGCGCCTCTTGCGTCGGGCGGGTGGAGCGTGGGCTTTCCGGCCTGCCGGGTGTCAGCGACGTTCGCGTCAACCTCGCCAGCGAGACGGCCCAGGCGCAGATCGACGGGCCGGAGCGCATCTCGGACATCGTCGAGAAGCTGGAAGAGATTGGCTATCCGGCCCGTAAGCAGAGCACTCGCCTGAACGTGGCCTCCATGTCTTGTGCGTCCTGCGTTGGGCGGGTGGACAAGGCGCTGGCGGCGGTGCCGGGCGTGCTGGACGTGAACGTCAATCTGGCATCGGAAACTGCGACGGTAACGTATCTCGAAGGCTCGGTTGCGGTTGCGGACCTGCTGAAGGCGGCGGGTGACGCAGGCTATCCCGCGACCTTGCCGCCGGACAGCGCGCCGGAAGACACGAGTGCCCGCAAGGATGAAGAGGCGCGGACGCTGGCTCGCAGGACCGCGCTGGCGGCGGCCCTCGCCCTGCCTGTGTTTCTGCTGGAAATGGGCGCGCACCTGATCCCCGGCATGCATGGTCTGATCGGCGACACGATCGGCCATCGGGCAAGCTGGCTGATCCAGTTCGTCCTGACCACGGTGGTTCTGCTCTGGCCGGGGCGCAGCTTCTACACGCGCGGGTTTCCAGCCCTGCTCAAGCGTGCGCCGGACATGAACAGCCTTGTCGCGGTCGGCACTTCTGCCGCCTATCTCTATTCTCTCGTGGCGCTATTCGCGCCCGCGCTGCTGCCCGAAGGGTCGCGTGCCGTCTATTTCGAGGCGGCGGCAGTCATCGTCGTGCTAATCCTGCTGGGCCGGTGGCTGGAGGCGCGCGCCAAGGGCCGCACCGGCGCAGCGATCCAGAAGCTGCTGGGCCTTCAGGCCAAGACCGCCCGCGTGCTGGTGGACGGAGAGCCTGAGGACGTGGCCATCGAGCGCATCGCCGCGGGCGACATCCTGCTCGTGCGCCCCGGAGAGCGGATTGCCGTGGACGGTGAAGTGACCGAAGGCAGCGCCCGCGTCGATGAGAGCATGATCACCGGCGAGCCGGTGCCTGTGGCCAAGTCGTTGGGCGATCCCGTCACCGGCGGGACCGTCAACGGTTCCGGTGCCTTCCAGTTCCGTGCGACACGCGTGGGAGCGGATACGACGCTGGCGCAAATCATCCGTATGGTCGAAGAGGCGCAGGGTGCCAAGTTGCCGATCCAGGGTCTGGTGGATCGGATCACCCTGTGGTTTGTGCCCGCTGTCATGGCGCTGGCGCTGCTGACGGTGATGATCTGGCTGCTGGTCGGACCGTCGCCCGCCTTGTCCTTTGCGCTGGTCGCCGGAGTATCGGTGTTGATCATCGCCTGCCCCTGCGCGATGGGGCTGGCCACACCGACGTCGATCATGGTCGGCACCGGCCGTGCCGCCGAAATGGGTGTGCTGTTCCGCAAGGGCGACGCCCTGCAACAGCTTTCGACCGTCGATGTGGTCGCGCTGGACAAGACCGGCACGGTGACCGAAGGACGCCCCGAACTGACCGATCTGGTGCTGGCCGACGGCTTTGAACGGGCCGAGGTGCTGGCTCTGGTCGCGGCGGTCGAGGCGCGGTCGGAACATCCCATCGCCGAGGCCATCCTGCGGGCGGCGAAGGCCGAGGGCGTTGCCCGGCACGACGCGCAGAAATTCAAGTCCATCACTGGCCACGGTGTCCGGGCAGAAGTCGCGGGCCGGGACGTACTGGTGGGCGCCGACCGTTTGATGGCTCGCGAAAGGCTGGACATCGGCGCGTTGGTCGACGAAGAGCGCCGCCTGGCCGAGCGGGGCCGCACCGCGCTTTACGCCGCCATCGACGGACGCGTTGCCGCCGTCATCGCCGTGGCAGATCCGGTGAAGCCATCCAGCGCGGCCGCCATCCGGGCGCTGCACGATCTTGGCCTGAAAGTCACCATGATCACCGGCGACAAGCGCGAGACGGCAGAAGCCATCGCGCGCGAGACCGGCATCGACCATGTGATCGCGGGTGTGCTGCCGGATGGCAAGGTCGCGGCATTGGACGATCTGCGCGGCACGGGCCAGCAAATCGCCTTTGTCGGCGACGGCATCAACGATGCGCCCGCGCTTGCCCATGCGGACGTGGGCATCGCCATCGGCACCGGCACCGACGTCGCCATCGAATCGGCCGACGTGGTGCTGATGTCGGGCGATTTGCGCGGCGTGGTCAACGCGCTGGAAGTGTCGCGGCGTACGATGCGCAACATCCGCCAGAACCTGTTCTGGGCCTTCGGCTATAACGTAGCCCTCATTCCGGTGGCGGCGGGGCTGCTCTACCCGGTGTCGGGCCTGCTGCTGTCGCCGGTGCTGGCGGCTGGGGCAATGGCGCTCAGCTCGGTCTTCGTACTGACGAACGCGCTGCGCCTGCGCCGTGTCCGCCCGGCGATGGACGACGCGGCGAAGGCCGCGACTGCCCCCCGCATGTCCCCCCTCCCGGCAGAATGA
- the cueR gene encoding Cu(I)-responsive transcriptional regulator produces the protein MNIGDVADLSGLPAKTIRYYEDIGLVEPLRSANGYRSFRQSDVHKLAFLGRARALGFTIEDCRSLLKLYADTDRASAEVKQIAEEHLDRIDRKIAELTEMRATLSHLVDACAGDHRPDCPILADLAMEEGKTRTARAAD, from the coding sequence ATGAATATCGGAGACGTGGCCGACCTGTCCGGCCTTCCTGCGAAGACCATCCGCTACTACGAGGACATCGGGCTGGTCGAGCCGCTGCGCAGCGCGAACGGTTATCGCAGCTTTCGGCAGAGCGACGTCCACAAGCTGGCGTTTCTTGGGCGAGCGCGTGCGCTTGGCTTCACCATCGAGGACTGCCGGAGCCTGCTGAAACTCTATGCCGATACCGACCGCGCCAGCGCGGAGGTCAAGCAGATCGCCGAGGAACACCTCGACCGGATCGACCGGAAAATCGCAGAACTGACCGAGATGCGCGCGACGTTGTCGCACCTTGTCGATGCCTGCGCTGGCGATCACAGGCCTGATTGCCCGATTCTCGCAGATCTGGCGATGGAAGAGGGTAAGACCCGGACCGCAAGGGCAGCGGATTAA